The proteins below are encoded in one region of Clostridium pasteurianum DSM 525 = ATCC 6013:
- a CDS encoding ribonuclease H-like domain-containing protein, with product MIIRNNTIGIEKINKTLVLSFENNSELYKNALFFDLEHYVYKKPICIGVFGCCYYDEGEKSLFVTQYMIENKCDAENILPMVKEYFNKYKNNFGKRYIVTFSGNNDFTVLRYLFKENNIDFDIDSEFIHIDLQKQYEKEKKECIGLKNLEKIFEIERESAVISGSNLAKTISKIVKDREYFSRMPEEKKENILLYNEQDVTSLFYIMTEWKKYV from the coding sequence GTGATTATAAGAAACAACACCATAGGAATTGAAAAAATTAATAAAACCTTAGTATTGAGCTTCGAAAATAATAGTGAGTTATATAAAAATGCACTATTTTTCGATTTGGAACACTATGTATATAAAAAACCCATATGCATAGGAGTTTTTGGATGCTGTTATTATGATGAAGGGGAAAAATCCTTATTTGTAACTCAATACATGATAGAAAATAAATGTGATGCTGAAAATATTCTACCTATGGTAAAAGAATATTTTAATAAATATAAAAATAATTTTGGAAAAAGATATATTGTCACATTTTCTGGCAATAACGATTTTACTGTTTTAAGATATCTGTTTAAAGAGAATAACATAGATTTTGATATAGATTCAGAATTCATTCATATAGACCTGCAAAAACAATATGAGAAGGAAAAGAAAGAATGCATAGGTCTTAAAAATCTAGAGAAGATATTTGAAATTGAGAGAGAAAGTGCGGTTATAAGTGGTTCTAATCTGGCTAAGACCATAAGTAAAATTGTAAAGGATAGAGAATATTTCTCAAGAATGCCAGAGGAGAAGAAAGAAAATATACTTTTGTATAATGAACAGGATGTAACTAGTTTGTTCTATATAATGACGGAATGGAAGAAATATGTTTAG
- a CDS encoding GspE/PulE family protein, whose translation MAAFNRKRIGDLLVDSGKITQEQLQEVLKKQRATGKRIGELLIEEKLLSQDDVIDILEIQNGIPRVYMEMTTVDKEAIQAVPESLANKYILIPIKIKDNTIHVAMADPLNMFALDDVKIASGYEVEPLLAGKDEILKAIDKYYSGQYIQKAAEDLTKEHMAASTQQVSEDIEEDVKNAPVVRLIDSIIKNASKAGASDIHIEPFEKYVRIRYRIDGELKEVLKSPKETLGALIARIKILANLNIAERRVPQDGRIVTEFEGSKIDLRVSTIPTIFGEKAVIRILSRENFIIGKEKLGLNALELEQIDSMLKVPYGIILVSGPTGSGKSTTLYSMLNDLNSDTKNIITVEDPVEYMMEGINQVNVNAKAGLTFASGLRSILRQDPDIVMIGEIRDNETAEIAIRAAITGHLVLSTIHTNDAPSSVIRLMDMGIEPYLVASAVAGIVSQRLVRKVCSHCNEEYEATEYEKKLLNVDVNKPLKLNRGKGCDYCGGSGYLGRTGVYEIMEIEREHREYIMNNKNTDELRDLCIKKGMKTLRNSCIDLVQKGITTTEELARIAYLKE comes from the coding sequence ATGGCAGCATTTAACAGGAAAAGAATCGGCGATTTATTAGTGGATTCAGGCAAAATTACACAGGAGCAGCTTCAAGAAGTGTTAAAGAAGCAGAGAGCAACTGGAAAGCGAATTGGAGAACTTTTAATTGAGGAGAAACTTTTAAGTCAGGATGATGTTATAGATATTCTTGAAATACAAAATGGTATCCCTAGAGTATATATGGAAATGACTACTGTAGATAAAGAAGCTATACAAGCTGTACCGGAAAGTTTGGCAAATAAATATATCTTAATTCCAATCAAGATAAAAGACAATACAATTCATGTGGCTATGGCTGATCCTTTGAATATGTTTGCACTGGACGATGTTAAAATTGCCTCTGGTTATGAAGTGGAACCTTTACTTGCAGGGAAAGATGAGATACTGAAAGCCATAGATAAATACTATTCTGGTCAGTATATTCAAAAGGCTGCAGAGGATCTTACAAAAGAACACATGGCTGCTTCTACCCAGCAGGTATCAGAGGACATAGAAGAGGATGTTAAAAATGCACCAGTAGTAAGACTTATTGATTCCATTATAAAGAATGCCTCCAAGGCAGGGGCCAGTGATATTCACATAGAACCCTTTGAAAAATATGTGAGAATAAGATATAGGATTGACGGAGAACTTAAGGAAGTATTAAAATCCCCAAAGGAAACTCTTGGAGCCTTAATAGCTAGAATAAAGATACTTGCAAATCTTAATATAGCTGAAAGAAGAGTGCCTCAGGACGGAAGAATAGTTACTGAATTTGAGGGCAGTAAAATAGACCTTAGAGTTTCAACTATTCCAACTATATTTGGAGAAAAGGCAGTTATAAGAATTCTAAGCAGAGAAAACTTTATAATTGGCAAGGAAAAATTGGGATTAAATGCTTTGGAACTGGAGCAGATTGACAGTATGTTAAAAGTTCCCTACGGAATAATTCTTGTAAGCGGTCCTACGGGAAGCGGAAAATCTACTACTTTATATTCTATGCTCAATGATTTGAATTCAGATACCAAAAATATAATTACAGTAGAAGATCCTGTAGAGTATATGATGGAAGGAATAAATCAGGTTAATGTAAATGCAAAGGCGGGACTCACCTTTGCATCAGGTTTAAGATCTATATTAAGACAAGACCCGGATATTGTAATGATTGGAGAAATAAGAGACAACGAAACTGCAGAAATTGCCATAAGGGCAGCTATAACAGGACATCTTGTTTTAAGTACCATACACACCAATGATGCTCCTTCTTCTGTTATAAGACTTATGGATATGGGAATAGAACCTTATCTAGTAGCATCGGCAGTGGCGGGAATAGTATCTCAAAGACTTGTAAGAAAAGTCTGTTCTCATTGCAATGAAGAATATGAGGCTACAGAATATGAAAAGAAACTCTTAAATGTGGATGTAAACAAACCTTTAAAGTTAAATAGGGGAAAGGGCTGTGACTACTGCGGCGGTTCAGGATATCTGGGAAGGACAGGCGTCTATGAAATAATGGAAATAGAAAGAGAACATCGAGAGTATATTATGAACAATAAAAATACCGATGAACTTAGGGATTTGTGCATAAAAAAGGGCATGAAAACCTTGAGAAATTCCTGTATAGATCTAGTTCAAAAGGGTATAACCACCACAGAAGAATTAGCTAGAATAGCCTATTTAAAAGAGTAA
- a CDS encoding type II secretion system F family protein, whose translation MPTFQYEAKTLRGNIVKGKIDAPDEETIVEILRRKDHYPIKIVEYKEGFNVNLSEYQRIPMKDISIFARQFAVVLEAGITILKAIEILKEQSENRKLKRILSEVFEEIQKGNSLSESMGKHKDFPKMFISMIAVGEASGTLDSIMNRMAGYYDKEYRLRQKIKSAVTYPIIVSVFAVLVIAMLVTFVLPRFVVMLDSLGVKELPLPTRIVMGISSILQHYYIIIVLIIIAIIVLVNRAIKTENGTKALDTFKMKVPMFGSIYQKIVTARFARTFGILVTSGLSVIDSIAISKEVVGNVVIKNVLDALEEDIKKGESLGESLKTSNVFPLMLSQMIKIGEESGTLDYVLDKTAEFYDGEVDSATAQIAVMVEPLIIIVLSVVVGFIIISVILPIFNIYNAMG comes from the coding sequence ATGCCTACATTTCAATATGAGGCAAAGACACTTAGGGGAAACATAGTAAAGGGGAAAATTGATGCACCAGATGAAGAGACAATAGTTGAAATACTAAGACGTAAAGACCACTATCCCATAAAAATTGTGGAATACAAGGAAGGTTTCAATGTAAATTTATCTGAATATCAAAGAATTCCAATGAAGGATATATCCATATTTGCCAGACAGTTTGCAGTGGTGCTGGAAGCTGGTATCACTATACTAAAAGCTATAGAAATACTAAAAGAGCAATCGGAAAATAGGAAGCTGAAGAGAATACTATCAGAGGTTTTTGAAGAAATTCAAAAGGGAAATAGTCTCTCGGAATCCATGGGTAAACATAAGGACTTTCCAAAGATGTTTATAAGTATGATTGCTGTAGGAGAAGCCAGTGGAACCCTGGACAGTATAATGAACAGAATGGCAGGTTACTATGATAAGGAGTACAGGCTAAGGCAGAAAATAAAAAGTGCTGTAACCTATCCCATTATAGTAAGTGTATTTGCAGTTTTGGTAATAGCAATGCTGGTGACCTTTGTACTTCCAAGATTTGTGGTAATGCTTGACAGCCTGGGAGTTAAGGAATTACCCTTGCCAACAAGAATAGTAATGGGTATCAGCAGTATACTTCAGCATTATTATATAATAATTGTTCTAATTATTATAGCAATTATAGTTCTAGTAAACAGGGCAATAAAGACTGAAAATGGAACCAAGGCACTGGATACATTTAAAATGAAAGTACCCATGTTTGGAAGCATCTATCAGAAGATAGTTACAGCCAGATTTGCCAGGACCTTTGGAATACTTGTAACCAGCGGTCTTTCAGTGATAGACAGTATTGCCATAAGTAAAGAAGTTGTAGGCAATGTGGTAATAAAAAATGTACTGGATGCACTGGAAGAGGACATAAAAAAAGGTGAAAGCCTGGGAGAAAGCTTAAAAACCAGTAATGTATTCCCTCTTATGTTATCTCAGATGATTAAAATAGGAGAAGAATCTGGAACTCTTGACTACGTTTTGGACAAGACTGCCGAATTCTATGACGGAGAAGTAGACTCTGCTACAGCACAGATTGCTGTAATGGTAGAGCCGCTTATAATAATAGTTCTTTCGGTGGTGGTTGGTTTTATAATAATATCCGTAATATTACCTATATTCAATATCTACAATGCTATGGGATAA
- a CDS encoding prepilin-type N-terminal cleavage/methylation domain-containing protein, with protein MRNALALNSNNIEVNRTKKSLLKKKKKGFTLVELIAVIAILAILAAIIVPRVANYTTSANDAKHLANAKTLANAIEAYNADNPTTSIDDKVDLSADTQKNKLMSDYIQTWPNDFDTITPQGSDSTKAPAKSYAALREYIQSNTKN; from the coding sequence ATGAGAAATGCATTAGCATTAAATTCAAACAACATAGAAGTAAACAGAACAAAGAAATCATTATTAAAGAAGAAAAAGAAAGGTTTTACATTGGTAGAACTTATTGCGGTAATTGCAATACTTGCTATATTGGCAGCTATTATTGTGCCTAGGGTGGCTAATTATACGACTAGTGCTAATGATGCTAAACATTTGGCTAATGCAAAGACTTTGGCAAATGCTATTGAAGCGTACAATGCTGATAATCCAACTACATCAATAGATGATAAGGTTGATTTAAGTGCTGATACTCAGAAAAATAAATTAATGTCAGATTATATACAAACTTGGCCAAATGATTTTGATACTATAACTCCACAAGGATCTGATTCTACAAAAGCACCAGCTAAATCATATGCGGCATTGAGAGAATATATACAGAGTAATACTAAAAATTAA
- the pilM gene encoding type IV pilus assembly protein PilM produces MFSKDIMAVNIGDSIIKIIVGNKSNIKFCESIKTPEESIVNGKVIELEIVALALRKFINKNNINVKKISFAINGQDIVIRQIETPIMKDKEIKKSVDWEMNQYLRDEGENHYIDFEKVDTIVLEDKKTYKLLAVAAPRDKIDQLVELSNSLNMKLVSVDVLSNCIVRAFRNLGITSKEIESMAVIDMGYETTSIIILESGKFFIERAVPFGLNNIAKEICRKNGIDIEEAFNYIEEKYDINNLKDEDETEKRIETLVENVYSTFAKVIQFYTANNTKKAIDEIFLIGSGCKLKGMDKFTNNYFSIKTSLVDSPEMLNLNIKFPGDKDFKTFASTLGLLLRKE; encoded by the coding sequence ATGTTTTCAAAAGATATAATGGCTGTAAACATTGGTGACAGCATTATAAAGATAATAGTAGGGAACAAATCAAATATTAAATTCTGTGAAAGCATAAAGACTCCAGAAGAAAGTATTGTTAACGGGAAAGTTATAGAGTTGGAGATCGTAGCTTTAGCGTTGAGAAAATTTATAAATAAGAATAATATAAATGTAAAGAAAATTTCCTTTGCCATAAATGGTCAGGATATTGTTATAAGGCAGATTGAAACTCCAATAATGAAGGATAAAGAGATAAAGAAGTCAGTAGATTGGGAAATGAATCAATATCTAAGAGATGAAGGAGAAAACCATTATATTGATTTTGAAAAGGTAGATACCATAGTATTAGAGGATAAAAAAACATATAAGCTTTTAGCTGTAGCTGCACCTAGGGATAAAATAGATCAATTGGTGGAGCTTTCTAATTCATTAAATATGAAATTAGTTTCTGTAGATGTACTGTCAAATTGCATTGTAAGAGCCTTTAGAAATCTAGGCATCACTTCTAAGGAAATAGAAAGTATGGCAGTTATTGATATGGGCTATGAAACTACCAGTATAATCATATTGGAAAGTGGTAAATTTTTTATTGAGAGAGCAGTACCCTTTGGATTGAATAATATTGCCAAGGAAATATGTAGAAAAAATGGCATTGATATAGAAGAGGCTTTTAATTATATAGAAGAAAAATATGATATAAATAATTTAAAAGATGAAGATGAAACGGAAAAGAGAATAGAGACTTTAGTGGAGAATGTCTATTCCACCTTTGCAAAGGTAATACAGTTCTACACTGCCAATAATACAAAAAAGGCTATTGATGAAATTTTTTTAATAGGCAGCGGATGTAAGTTGAAAGGTATGGACAAGTTTACTAATAATTATTTTTCCATTAAAACTTCCCTTGTAGATTCACCTGAAATGTTAAATTTGAATATAAAATTCCCTGGAGATAAGGATTTTAAAACATTTGCAAGTACTTTGGGACTTTTGCTTAGAAAGGAGTAA
- a CDS encoding PilN domain-containing protein: MRELNLIPYELKKKRDKEISIYKAAFYGIIAVFIIFIVLYIPKLVLNHYIAEKDQLKLTIDANNNINKEQGNLLSEINSYKTYTEKINSIEKVKVLISDKISGIQKLVPKDLTITTLNYNNKIITINGTTNNYNSISEFAANLQLSDNYKNSRINSITSSGGEGGILSYEFTIVIN; encoded by the coding sequence ATGAGAGAACTTAATTTAATTCCCTATGAGCTTAAGAAGAAAAGGGATAAGGAGATTTCCATATACAAGGCAGCCTTTTATGGAATTATTGCTGTATTTATAATATTCATTGTGCTTTATATTCCAAAACTTGTTCTAAATCATTATATAGCAGAAAAAGATCAGTTGAAATTGACAATAGATGCCAACAATAATATCAATAAAGAACAAGGAAATTTACTCAGTGAAATAAATAGTTATAAGACCTATACAGAGAAGATAAATAGTATAGAAAAGGTAAAGGTTTTGATTAGTGATAAAATCAGCGGTATACAAAAACTTGTACCTAAGGATTTAACAATTACAACATTAAACTATAATAATAAAATTATCACTATAAATGGGACTACCAATAATTATAATTCCATAAGTGAATTTGCTGCCAACTTACAGCTTTCAGATAACTATAAGAATTCAAGAATAAACAGCATAACTTCTTCAGGTGGTGAAGGTGGAATTTTAAGTTATGAGTTTACTATAGTTATTAATTGA
- the pilO gene encoding type 4a pilus biogenesis protein PilO: MNNLSKREKYLIVIIGILAVIYLYYNFFLSSVIDNIKAEKSAVTAYNTQLQNINEMKASNQKLIRQLDDLKEKNNKNSIALPNFEKNPEIAYRLKSIADANKVNISNVSLSQPTTYSQSSNTTSSSSNSNNSQNNNTVNAKPGSLLSIPVNLSVNGEYDGIIKFISSIEKDERISIINTINLGSQDGNGITATITLNYFYVTASDKNKAEYDFNKGDYGKDNPFK, encoded by the coding sequence ATGAATAATTTGAGTAAGAGGGAAAAATATTTGATAGTGATAATTGGAATTTTAGCTGTTATATATTTATATTATAATTTTTTCCTTTCCTCTGTAATTGACAATATAAAGGCGGAAAAATCAGCAGTGACTGCTTATAATACACAGCTGCAAAATATAAATGAAATGAAGGCTTCAAACCAAAAGCTTATTAGGCAATTAGATGATTTAAAGGAGAAGAATAATAAGAATTCCATTGCACTGCCTAATTTTGAAAAAAACCCTGAAATTGCATATAGATTGAAATCCATTGCAGATGCTAATAAGGTGAATATAAGTAATGTGAGTTTGTCTCAGCCTACTACTTATAGTCAGAGTTCTAACACTACCAGCAGTTCAAGTAATAGTAATAATTCACAGAACAATAATACTGTTAATGCAAAACCAGGAAGTCTTTTGAGTATACCAGTGAATTTAAGTGTTAATGGAGAATATGATGGAATAATAAAATTTATTTCTTCTATAGAAAAAGATGAGAGAATTTCTATAATAAATACCATTAATTTAGGTTCCCAAGATGGTAATGGAATTACGGCAACTATTACATTGAATTATTTTTATGTTACAGCATCTGATAAGAATAAAGCAGAGTATGATTTTAATAAGGGGGATTATGGTAAGGATAATCCGTTTAAATAA
- a CDS encoding PilW family protein, producing the protein MKNKGFSLIELIAVIPIILIVLTLVFAINNFSNKIFNKSVNQSYSQQNTRIAADYITRELRNATNVSATKNISGTYYAITVKDNNLIEQTISNNTITSEKIIINQLSSMNVEELNKASDNSAPSVLKIKVTDNSNNQNYELTFTCLLNNIHNEIQEDQNWGNIIYYYSDQQ; encoded by the coding sequence TTGAAAAATAAAGGCTTTAGTTTAATAGAGTTAATAGCAGTTATTCCTATAATACTTATAGTATTAACCTTGGTTTTCGCTATTAATAATTTCAGCAATAAAATTTTTAATAAATCTGTTAATCAAAGTTATAGCCAACAAAATACACGAATTGCTGCAGACTATATAACAAGAGAATTGAGAAATGCAACTAATGTAAGTGCAACTAAGAATATATCAGGTACCTATTATGCTATAACTGTAAAAGATAATAATTTAATTGAACAAACTATATCAAATAACACCATAACTTCTGAAAAAATTATTATAAACCAATTATCAAGCATGAATGTTGAGGAATTGAATAAAGCTTCTGACAATTCAGCTCCATCAGTGCTAAAGATAAAAGTCACCGATAACTCTAACAATCAAAATTATGAACTGACCTTTACTTGTCTCTTAAATAATATCCATAACGAAATTCAAGAGGATCAAAATTGGGGAAATATAATATATTATTACTCTGATCAACAATAA
- a CDS encoding prepilin-type N-terminal cleavage/methylation domain-containing protein — MNFHLNKKGFTLVEQIAAIAIISIVLVAFTPMFVSYYKNTHLNGTRTTNTFELKEEMDKVIQNPDYRPENSNINVNISPYSTTFSSIPNSSFSGRKITITDTLNNITISTFVPDGTPEN; from the coding sequence ATGAATTTTCATCTAAACAAAAAAGGCTTTACCTTAGTAGAACAAATCGCAGCTATAGCCATAATTTCTATTGTATTGGTTGCATTCACTCCAATGTTTGTAAGTTATTATAAAAATACACACTTAAATGGAACCAGAACTACAAACACTTTTGAATTGAAAGAAGAAATGGATAAGGTTATACAAAATCCTGATTATCGCCCTGAAAATTCTAATATAAATGTAAATATATCACCATATTCTACTACCTTTAGTAGTATTCCTAATAGTAGTTTTAGTGGTAGAAAAATAACTATTACTGATACATTAAACAACATAACAATATCAACTTTTGTTCCAGATGGTACTCCTGAAAATTAA
- a CDS encoding DUF7305 domain-containing protein has protein sequence MKRKHKGSSLVLALGISLSLLILIMAVSTTLSAETKTSVNQQKKIQAYYIARGGAEAAAEWIKQQSNLSFPIESNNNSFENGSFDIDIHKDEIDSNKIIIKSTGKVNNGINSDITDTATMLLNAHIDNGNDISDITAAVWGINSVSIASSTIVGDVGTSSNINPITLNWDFNINGTIRSYIPIINNTNKSVNVSNLTSTYNFPTPNFSLYPYPEINTLNKKADITTNWENTNPEIYNNEYYDNITVTSPYNLKINAPSGTNTIIRIKNLNVNWGNLLINGSGDVSLFVDNITNLNGLINNSGLSKQLKLYCYNRNLPLRINQNSSINASLYIGNSPIDIAGSVTINGDIISTTSDNINLYGNANIYGILYAPNATITLYGSGKVKNGAIIGNNIIINSSGAGVEFPKNTSKANFLDKLPYTPSTTVTYKKTWK, from the coding sequence TTGAAAAGAAAACATAAAGGCTCTTCTTTAGTACTAGCTTTAGGAATTTCACTTTCATTACTAATATTAATAATGGCTGTTTCTACAACATTATCTGCAGAAACTAAAACATCTGTAAATCAGCAGAAGAAAATTCAAGCTTATTATATTGCAAGAGGTGGTGCTGAAGCTGCTGCAGAGTGGATAAAACAGCAAAGTAATTTATCATTTCCTATAGAATCCAATAATAATTCTTTTGAAAATGGCAGCTTTGATATTGATATACATAAGGATGAAATTGATTCTAATAAAATTATAATAAAATCAACAGGGAAAGTTAATAATGGTATTAATTCTGATATAACTGATACAGCAACTATGCTATTAAATGCACATATAGATAATGGTAATGATATTTCTGATATAACAGCAGCTGTTTGGGGAATAAATAGTGTCAGTATAGCTAGTAGTACTATTGTTGGTGATGTTGGTACAAGTTCTAATATAAATCCTATAACACTTAATTGGGATTTTAATATAAATGGTACAATTCGCTCTTATATTCCAATAATTAATAATACAAACAAAAGTGTAAATGTATCAAATCTAACTTCTACTTACAATTTTCCTACACCAAATTTTTCTTTGTATCCATATCCTGAAATAAACACTTTAAACAAAAAAGCTGATATCACTACAAATTGGGAAAACACAAATCCTGAAATTTATAATAATGAATACTATGATAATATTACAGTAACTAGTCCATATAATCTTAAAATTAATGCACCTAGCGGTACTAATACTATAATAAGGATCAAAAATCTAAATGTAAATTGGGGCAATTTACTAATTAATGGTTCTGGAGATGTAAGTCTTTTTGTAGATAATATAACTAATTTAAATGGATTAATAAATAATTCTGGATTGTCAAAGCAACTTAAATTATATTGTTATAATAGAAATCTACCTTTAAGAATTAATCAGAATTCTTCTATAAATGCATCTCTTTATATAGGAAATTCGCCTATAGATATTGCAGGTAGTGTAACCATAAATGGAGATATTATTTCTACAACTAGTGATAATATTAACCTATACGGCAATGCTAATATTTATGGAATATTGTATGCACCTAATGCAACTATCACCTTATATGGAAGTGGAAAAGTTAAAAACGGTGCTATTATAGGGAATAATATTATTATAAACAGTAGTGGAGCAGGTGTTGAATTTCCAAAGAATACATCTAAAGCTAATTTTCTAGATAAACTACCATATACTCCATCAACCACTGTAACATACAAAAAAACTTGGAAATAG
- a CDS encoding family 2 glycosyl transferase, giving the protein MIFSIIIVLSFILTFKYMFLIRNRASLYRDGGVSYISEVDDKSFYIYSYGRWQKSFIKGVNIGAAKPGAFPGDLAITKEEYIRWFKQIADMNADAIRIYTIPKPEFYDALYEYNKNAFKPLYVFQGVWINEDDISKYQNAQNNVIKSGFRKDIKDVIDVIHGNAKLSSRKGYASGTYTKDVSPYVIGWILGIEWNPHFVQNTNKINENINSFNGKYLYTENASPFEAFLGEMGDYAVSYETKKYGMQRPLSFTNWVTTDTLKHTNEPLEEEDMVEVNTEHIKKRNSFKPGLFASYHIYPYYPDFMNYQQKYADYKDKDGRVNTYRAYLKDLIKEHTVPVLVAEFGVPASRGITHENIHTGFNQGHIDEKQQGEMDASMLQNIFDEGYTGGLVFTWQDEWFKRTWNTMDLDIPDRRPYWSNSQTNEQEFGLLAFDPGKDKSICYVDGDISDWKNDKSLVADSNMKLYVKSDEKYLYVRADIKDFDFEKDKLFLPIDITPNSGNFKYNQYNLDFKRNADMVIVLDKEKGSKIVTDSYYDVFYYTYANKLNMIDRNMNYEKKDSGIFNPIYLCLNRPLYLPEDKKLLPLQKYETGKFTLGDANPEHKNYNSLTDYSINNNTIEIRIPWQLLNVMDPSTKMIMDDFYRIKEIKPMKIQGLYIGGILTKNNTVIENSNMEFYNWEEWDMPTYHERLKPSYYILKEIFKSIGSN; this is encoded by the coding sequence ATGATATTTTCAATTATTATTGTTTTGTCATTTATTTTAACTTTTAAATATATGTTCTTAATTCGAAATAGAGCTTCTTTATATAGAGACGGTGGAGTATCTTATATTTCAGAAGTGGATGATAAGTCTTTCTATATATACAGCTATGGAAGATGGCAAAAATCCTTTATCAAGGGGGTAAATATTGGCGCTGCAAAGCCTGGTGCTTTTCCAGGAGATTTGGCAATAACTAAAGAGGAATATATTAGATGGTTTAAGCAAATAGCAGATATGAATGCTGACGCAATAAGAATATATACCATACCTAAACCTGAGTTTTATGATGCTCTGTATGAATATAATAAAAATGCATTTAAGCCCTTATATGTGTTCCAAGGTGTTTGGATCAATGAAGATGATATATCAAAGTATCAAAATGCACAGAATAATGTAATTAAAAGTGGATTTAGAAAGGATATTAAAGATGTTATCGATGTAATACATGGTAATGCCAAACTCTCTAGCAGAAAGGGTTATGCCAGTGGAACCTATACTAAAGATGTATCTCCTTATGTAATTGGATGGATTTTGGGCATTGAATGGAATCCACATTTTGTACAGAATACAAATAAGATTAATGAAAATATCAATAGCTTTAATGGCAAATATCTGTATACAGAAAATGCTTCACCTTTTGAAGCCTTTTTAGGAGAAATGGGGGACTATGCTGTTAGTTATGAAACTAAAAAATATGGAATGCAGAGACCTTTAAGCTTTACCAATTGGGTTACTACAGATACGTTAAAACACACTAATGAGCCTTTAGAAGAGGAAGATATGGTGGAAGTAAATACAGAACACATAAAGAAACGAAATTCCTTTAAACCTGGACTATTTGCATCTTATCATATATATCCATACTATCCTGATTTTATGAATTATCAGCAGAAATATGCTGATTATAAAGATAAGGATGGAAGAGTAAATACGTACAGAGCTTATTTAAAGGACTTGATAAAAGAACATACAGTACCAGTTCTGGTAGCAGAATTTGGTGTACCTGCCTCAAGAGGAATAACTCATGAAAATATTCATACGGGATTTAATCAGGGGCATATAGATGAAAAACAACAGGGGGAGATGGATGCATCAATGCTTCAGAATATTTTTGATGAGGGTTATACAGGAGGATTGGTTTTTACATGGCAGGATGAATGGTTTAAAAGGACCTGGAATACTATGGATTTAGATATTCCGGATAGAAGACCTTATTGGTCAAATTCACAGACAAATGAGCAGGAGTTTGGACTTTTAGCCTTTGATCCCGGAAAAGATAAGAGTATATGCTATGTGGATGGAGATATATCAGATTGGAAAAATGATAAATCTTTAGTAGCAGATAGCAATATGAAACTCTATGTGAAAAGTGATGAAAAATATCTATATGTTAGAGCTGATATAAAGGATTTTGATTTTGAAAAAGATAAATTATTTTTGCCTATTGACATAACTCCAAACTCTGGAAATTTTAAATATAATCAGTATAATTTAGACTTTAAAAGAAATGCAGATATGGTGATTGTGTTAGATAAAGAGAAGGGTTCAAAAATAGTTACAGATTCCTATTATGATGTGTTTTATTACACCTATGCCAATAAGCTAAATATGATTGATAGGAATATGAATTATGAAAAAAAGGATAGCGGTATATTTAATCCTATATATTTATGTTTGAATAGACCCTTGTATTTGCCAGAAGACAAAAAATTACTTCCACTGCAAAAATATGAAACGGGAAAATTTACTCTGGGAGATGCTAACCCAGAGCACAAAAACTATAATTCTCTCACTGATTATTCTATAAATAATAATACAATAGAAATCAGAATACCCTGGCAGCTTTTAAATGTTATGGATCCTTCCACAAAAATGATTATGGATGATTTTTATAGAATAAAAGAAATAAAGCCTATGAAGATACAAGGACTTTATATAGGTGGTATTTTAACTAAAAATAATACTGTCATTGAAAATAGCAATATGGAATTTTACAATTGGGAAGAATGGGATATGCCAACTTACCATGAGAGATTGAAACCCTCTTATTATATTCTTAAAGAAATTTTTAAATCAATTGGTAGTAATTAG